The following nucleotide sequence is from Fusobacterium periodonticum 1_1_41FAA.
CTGCCGTATCATTTATGATTCTAATCCAAGGTACAACTCCACCACTTGCATTGTAATAACCATTTACCATAGAACCTTTTGCTCTTATTCTTGAAACGTTTACACCTACTCCTCCACCATTTTTACTAATTCTTGCTATTGAGTCTATATTATAGAAAATAGATTCTATATTGTCATCTATTGCAGTTATAAAGCAAGATGATAAGTTACCATTAGGTATTCTAAGATTAGCAAGTATTGGTGTTGCTAGTGATAATTTTCTAAGTGATAGAGCATTATAGAATTCTTTTACTATATTTACTCTTGTTTCTCCCTCTTTTTCATTTAATGCCAACATCATAGATATAGTCATAAATGTTTCTTGAGGTAGTTCATAAGTTTTCCCATCATGTTTGATAAGATATCTATTAACAAGCATATTTGCTCCAGCATAGTCATAAACCATATCTCTACTTAAATCTATCAGTTGAGATATTTGATTTAATTCTTCTTCTGTATATGCAAGTAGTCTTTCATCGTACAATCCTAATTCAACCATATGCTTTATAGTCTTAGCAAAATCTCCATAAGAAAACTTTCTTGAATGGTAAACTTCTCTTTCAGCTTCCATCATCAGTAATCTTCCTGCTACATAAGCCCAGTCACTTTCTTCAAAGCTTGTCATAGTAACAGCTGTATTTATTAAAGAGGCTTGTATCTTTTGAGTTGTGATATTTTCTTCATAGATTGAATCTATATTACTTTCTAACTCAACCATATTTACTTCTAAACCATCACAGGCTCTTAAAAGTTTTTCTCTTATCTTCTCTATATTTAAATCTTCAACTATGTTATCTCTATTGATAACTTTTCTTCTCTCGTTAGTCATTAGATCACCTTTAAGAAGGCTTCCATTGAGTAGACTGTGTCATTGTATTCTATTACTGGTGCACTCATAATTCTTGCTTTACTAGCAACTATCATAAGTGTTTTTACATCTTCAATGTATTCAAATTCAATGTTTCTATCTGTTAATATCCCTTTTAAAGATGTACATTTGCTACAGTTTTCCTTACCATAAACTTTAATCATTTCTAAACACTCCTTAAACTCATTATTTTCCATATATTGTGTAAAAATAAAATAATAACACAATATATAGTGTTATCAACCTATTAATTTTATTATATAAAACGAAAAAAGTAAAGTAAATCTTTTAATTTTATTATATAAAAAATATATTTTACTTTTCCTACTTTATATGAATTATAGTTCTTTTTAACTTATTATCATTAGTAGACATCATTTACAAAAATTTTTCTTTTATAGTTCAATTTTTTATGTTATAATCAAAAAATATTATTTTAAAGGTAGGCGGATTATGAAAAAAATATATGACTTAAATTTAGTTGAAAGAAATGATGTTGCAGAAAATACTATTGAACTAATTTTCACTAAACCAAGTGATTATGAATTTAAAATAGGGCAATATACATTTTTAAATGTAGGGGAAGATCCTCAAGATAAAAACTTTGCTAGAGCTTTATCTATAGCTTCTCACCCTGATGAAGATCTATTAAGATTTGTTATGAGAACTAGTGATAGTGAATTTAAACAAAGATGTTTAGCTATGAAAAAAGGTGACAGTGCAACTGTTACTAAAGCAATAGGAAGTTTTGGTTTTAAATTCTCTGATAAAGAAATTGTTTTCTTAATTTCAGGTATAGGTATTGCACCAATTATACCAATGCTTATAGAACTTGAAAAAATTAATTATCAAGGTAAGGTTAGCTTATTCTACTCTAATAGAACTTTAGCTAAAACAACTTATCATGAAAGATTAGGAAGCTATAATATTAAAAATTATAACTACAATCCTGTATTCACCGGTATACAACCTAGAATAAACATAGATTTATTAAAAGAAAAATTAGATGATATCTATGATGCTCACTACTATATTATTGGAACTGGTGAATTCAT
It contains:
- a CDS encoding glutaredoxin domain-containing protein, translating into MIKVYGKENCSKCTSLKGILTDRNIEFEYIEDVKTLMIVASKARIMSAPVIEYNDTVYSMEAFLKVI
- a CDS encoding FAD-dependent oxidoreductase, with protein sequence MKKIYDLNLVERNDVAENTIELIFTKPSDYEFKIGQYTFLNVGEDPQDKNFARALSIASHPDEDLLRFVMRTSDSEFKQRCLAMKKGDSATVTKAIGSFGFKFSDKEIVFLISGIGIAPIIPMLIELEKINYQGKVSLFYSNRTLAKTTYHERLGSYNIKNYNYNPVFTGIQPRINIDLLKEKLDDIYDAHYYIIGTGEFIKTMKTLLEENNISKDHYLVDNFG